From the Saccharomycodes ludwigii strain NBRC 1722 chromosome I, whole genome shotgun sequence genome, one window contains:
- the BRR1 gene encoding Brr1p (similar to Saccharomyces cerevisiae YPR057W | BRR1 | Bad Response to Refrigeration), translating to MPKNKNKVKSENHSTSLSKTGNLFGQSGVFDLYNKDVNLEVIEYLENVKTEAIRTIAMPQGVHINDDRINNLDGGSNSTFYDEVPLLPKAVRNFLLHKQNILQWYKTNRYDDDDQGNRPGLEYSTAIDPEVEEPVSVEENENLYENVNKLLLLNLKSYYSKKYSENSFWNTVLRKIFNELEFTEGSLLLEMKKNENTQGLELDEEWAIDFFKYLEINLKYGKLLVLKNPQDLLNILENYQHQAIPTSFYDWCIYIDTHPQINKDVRNANICIPSLEMKLNLISHIVVNHKHKDFSQWVEYILLTLPPYLNSKEISILRDLAKISNIYVKNDLLDQSLTLRAKLTIDIIVSNSSNINTKKTLARANDTMKIDIILAELVLCVVGEVYGQKDLIPWS from the coding sequence atgccaaagaataaaaataaagtcaAAAGTGAGAATCATTCTACTTCACTATCAAAAACAGGAAACTTATTTGGACAGTCGGGtgtttttgatttatataaCAAGGACGTTAATCTAGAAGTTATAGAATATCTAGAAAATGTTAAAACTGAAGCCATTCGCACTATAGCCATGCCTCAGGGAGTCCatattaatgatgatagaataaataatttggaCGGTGGATCAAACAGCACTTTTTATGATGAAGTTCCCCTTTTACCTAAAGCGGTTagaaattttcttttacataaacaaaatattttgcaaTGGTATAAAACTAACCGCtacgatgatgatgatcAAGGAAACCGACCTGGTTTAGAGTATTCTACTGCAATTGACCCGGAGGTAGAAGAACCGGTTAGCGTTGAAGAAAACGAAAATTTGTATGAAAATGTgaataaacttttattgttaaatttgaaaagttaCTATTCAAAGAAATACTCAGAGAATTCCTTTTGGAATACTgtattaagaaaaatattcaatgaACTTGAGTTTACAGAAGGTTCTTTGTTATTAgagatgaaaaaaaatgaaaataccCAAGGTTTAGAATTGGATGAAGAATGGgctattgatttttttaaatacttGGAAATTAATCTAAAATATGGGAAACtattagttttaaaaaatccacaggatttattaaatattttagaaaattatCAACATCAAGCTATACCAACGAGTTTCTATGATTGGTGTATTTACATCGATACACATcctcaaataaataaagacGTTAGAAATGCTAATATTTGTATTCCTTCGCTtgaaatgaaattaaactTAATTTCACATATAGTAGTTAATCATAAACACAAAGATTTTTCACAATGGgttgaatatattttgttgaCATTGCCACCATACTTAAATTCCAAGGAGATTAGTATATTACGAGACTTGGCTAAAATAAGCAATATTTATGTAAAAAATGATCTGCTGGATCAATCGCTTACTTTAAGAGCCAAGTTAACAATTGATATTATAGTATCCAATAGTTCTAATATCAATACCAAAAAGACATTGGCGAGGGCAAATGATACAATGAAAATCGATATTATATTAGCTG
- the TFB4 gene encoding TFIIH/NER complex subunit TFB4 (similar to Saccharomyces cerevisiae YPR056W | TFB4 | Transcription Factor B subunit 4), protein MDAISDPTFFHSKLKHQVSEETPSLLTVILDTNPSVWGFENEESNLLEALKSVIVFLNAHLAFNSANQVAVIAAYSNGVKYLFPRDKTKVSETSNGKDIKTKLNIIDSKMYTQFRKVDEAVLEELYNLFEMEQKLYTDMKNNDNKDSNTKFVKSSLAGALSSSLTYVNRILKENLNLKSRILIVSSGSKNERQSEVFQYIPIMNCIFTASKLKCPIDVVKIGGNPQATFLQQATDATNGVYLHVESTKGLIQYLSTAMFIDPTLRRIIVKPNQGIVDFRTSCFLTGKVVAIGFVCSVCLCVLSVIPSGNRCPACDCEFDEKIIKKMKRKPIGKNGNGGVSTNRINKQAKK, encoded by the coding sequence ATGGATGCCATTAGTGATCCTACTTTTTTCCACTCTAAATTGAAACATCAAGTTTCTGAAGAAACTCCATCATTATTAACGGTTATATTAGATACAAATCCAAGTGTATGGGGCTTTGAAAATGAGGAATCTAATTTACTAGAGGCACTAAAATCAgttattgtatttttaaatgcaCATTTAGCTTTCAATAGCGCTAATCAAGTTGCTGTTATTGCAGCTTATTCTAATGGtgtcaaatatttatttcctAGGGATAAAACCAAAGTTTCTGAAACATCAAATGgtaaagatattaaaacaaaattgaaCATTATAGATAGCAAAATGTATACACAATTTAGAAAAGTTGATGAAGCTGTATTAGAAGAATTATATAACTTATTTGAAATGgaacaaaaattatacaCCGACATGAAAAACAACGACAATAAAGATAGCAATACCAAGTTTGTCAAAAGTAGTTTGGCAGGCGCATTAAGTTCAAGTTTAACTTATGTGAATAGAAttctaaaagaaaatttaaatttaaaatcacGCATTTTAATAGTCTCCAGTGGgtcaaaaaatgaaagacAGAGCGAAGTGTTTCAATACATTCCGATTAtgaattgtatttttacGGCATCCAAGTTAAAATGTCCTATAGATGTAGTAAAAATCGGTGGTAATCCACAGGCCACATTCTTACAACAGGCCACGGATGCCACTAATGGTGTTTATTTGCATGTGGAATCTACCAAGGGATTGATACAGTATTTATCAACGGCCATGTTTATAGATCCAACTTTGAGAAGGATTATAGTGAAACCCAATCAGGGCATAGTTGATTTTAGGActtcttgttttttaacCGGTAAAGTTGTAGCTATTGGATTTGTTTGTAGTGTTTGTTTATGTGTTTTGTCTGTTATACCATCAGGGAATAGATGTCCCGCATGTGATTGTGAATTTGACgaaaaaatcattaaaaagatgaaaagaaaaccTATTGGCAAGAATGGGAATGGTGGAGTGTCTACAAATAGGATTAATAAACAAGCTAAgaaatga
- the SIF2 gene encoding Sif2p (similar to Saccharomyces cerevisiae YBR103W | SIF2 | Sir4p-Interacting Factor) encodes MSLTSEELNYLIYRYLQETGHEVSSLALQEETRVLEFEKKFKERIPLGCLVSLVQKGILYTESELLVRYDGKVMPVDPENYKKNFTLAQALQVDKEQFPEISNTGRFALENDSEAEEEKLKEGKDEENSQIIDGTHKAGNSDEDEGFIKALESIFSYGSSNACEWSGSYFAWSEKTPTNSAKIVRLKSNKEFSVPTVLTYPTVGKSTDTASNNTSNNLAGEITAISWSRSGDRLLTGVESGGIRLWTLDGKLSNIFNMHKAPIITMKWSDTGMHCITMDVDNVTIVWNTLTGSPVQHFDLKEVINNFGESLGIDCEWIEKDKFVIPGLNGAILLFQINNSNEPIGRLLGHSKTITCLSYNESNKLLLSSSDDNTIRIWRGHNSNASHCLMGHSQGVVNASWMKNNDKIISCSLDGSVRCWTILKDGAGDIAAKDGGANNYANNNNAMFACSLIDDIPIVYGCISPDKSMYCVGRLDGQVIVYNLELLKKNMEELENIVSKKTTNDAITVPLEIPIKAEYSVPISKPNNYVCAISWCETNDLLSVSYAENQSYVFRL; translated from the coding sequence atgAGTTTAACTAGTGAGGAACttaattatttgatatatCGTTATTTACAAGAGACAGGCCATGAAGTATCATCATTAGCATTACAAGAGGAAACTCGTGTTTTAGAGTTTgagaaaaagtttaaagAACGTATCCCATTGGGCTGTTTAGTATCCCTAGTTCAGAAAGGTATATTATATACAGAAAGTGAATTGCTGGTCAGGTATGATGGTAAAGTTATGCCTGTTGATCCAGaaaattacaagaaaaattttacaTTAGCACAAGCATTACAAGTAGATAAGGAACAATTTCCTGAGATATCAAATACAGGTAGATTTGCATTAGAAAATGATTCAGAAGCCGAAGAGGAGAAACTTAAAGAGGGAAAGGACGAGGAAAACTCACAAATAATTGATGGAACACATAAAGCTGGAAATAGCGACGAAGATGAGGGTTTTATTAAAGCATTGGAAAGTATCTTTTCCTATGGCTCAAGTAACGCCTGTGAATGGTCAGGCAGCTATTTTGCATGGAGCGAAAAAACACCAACGAATTCTGCCAAGATTGTCCgtttaaaatcaaataaagaattttcAGTACCAACAGTACTAACTTATCCTACTGTAGGCAAAAGCACAGATACGGCGTCCAACAATACCAGCAATAATCTAGCCGGTGAAATAACGGCCATTTCTTGGTCTAGGTCTGGAGATAGGTTATTGACAGGTGTAGAAAGTGGTGGAATAAGGTTGTGGACTTTGGACGGAAAATTAAGTAATATATTCAATATGCACAAGGCGCCTATTATAACGATGAAATGGAGCGATACGGGGATGCATTGTATCACCATGGATGTTGATAATGTCACAATAGTGTGGAACACTTTAACAGGTTCTCCGGTTCAacattttgatttaaaggaagttattaataactttGGAGAAAGTCTAGGTATAGATTGTGAATGGATAGAAAAAGACAAATTTGTTATACCAGGGTTAAATGGTGCTATTTTActatttcaaataaataattctaATGAACCAATTGGAAGATTGTTAGGGCATAGTAAAACAATAACATGCCTATCGTATAACGAGAGTAATAAGCTATTATTGAGTTCATCTGACGATAATACTATAAGAATATGGCGAGGACATAATTCGAATGCTAGTCACTGTTTGATGGGGCATTCACAAGGGGTTGTTAACGCCTCATGGATGAAAaacaatgataaaattatatcttGCTCCTTGGATGGGAGTGTAAGATGTTGGACTATTTTAAAGGATGGAGCAGGTGATATTGCAGCAAAAGATGGTGGCGCAAATAATTACgccaacaataataatgcaaTGTTTGCCTGTTCTTTAATAGATGATATTCCCATTGTGTACGGTTGCATATCGCCTGATAAGTCAATGTATTGTGTAGGTAGGTTGGATGGACAGGTTATTGTTTATAACTTGGAGTTgttgaagaaaaatatggaagaattagaaaatattgTGTCCAAGAAAACCACTAATGATGCCATTACTGTACCGTTAGAAATACCCATTAAGGCTGAATATTCTGTACCAATAAGTAAGCCAAATAATTATGTCTGTGCTATTTCATGGTGTGAAACTAATGATTTACTTTCTGTATCATATGCTGAAAATCAAAGCTATGTTTTTCGAttgtaa